From the Actinopolymorpha singaporensis genome, the window CCCAGCGTCATCGGGTCCCCGACCAGCAGGCCCATGGTGCCGCCGAGGGCACTGCTCGCGTACTCCGGCCCCCGCATGTACTCACCGGGCGTGAGGTCGACGCAGCACCACGCGGACATGTAGACGATCCGGTCGACAAGGTCCGGAACGGCGTTCCCGACGGCGGTCAGAGTGACCCCGCCCCGGCTGTGCCCGACCAGGATCACCGGCCCGTGCTCGGCGGCCCGCCGCAGGACTCCGGCGACGTGGTCCACGTTGTCGGCCAGGGTGACGCCCGCCATCGCCGACGGTGCTGTGGCCAGCGCTGCCAGGTCCTGCGGCGCCTGGTAGGCCGCCGGGAAGGTCGCGCCGAAGCCGTGCCCGGGCAGATCCACCGCCAGGCTGCGGTGGCCGAGCAGGGCGAGCTCGCGCTGCAGGGCGGACCAGTTGGAGGCGTTGCCGTTGGAACCGTGAACGAGGACAAACGTCGGGGTCATGGTGGTCATGGGCGTCATCCTGACATCCGCCCGCAGTGCCGGCACCGGCCACGGGTTCGGTGGTTGTACGCGACCACGGACGCCAGCACCGCCGTACTCCACAGCGAACCACGCCAGGGCAGCCGCGGTGTAGGCGGCGAACGGGACCAGTGCCACCGTCGGCGCGTGCCGCGGCCAGTCGAACCCCGGCCGGCGCAGGGCCCGGCCCGCGGACGTGACGGTACTCATCGGTCGGCCACACCTTTCACCAGTCGCACAGGGTTCATGGGTCGCACCGCCTCTGGGTCGAAGAGGGCCGCGGGTTCGAGGGCCTGCATCGCCTGCGGGACCTTCTCCGTGGTGGGGCGGCGGGACCGTCACGGCCGTCGCGGCGGTCCCGCCGCATCGTTCGGCACCCAGAACTCTCGTCGCGGCCCGGCCGGCGGCCATCCCTCCCGGGAGGCATCCGTACTCACACCGAGGGGTGAGCCGGGTTTTGCCGGGGCAGGTCCCGGCCTCGTTCCGGGCACCCGGCACCGAATGTCCACATCCGGCGGTCTCCACACGCACAAAGCCGACGTGGGCGCCTATCGTGACTAGGGCGCACCAACGCGCCACCAACCGGCCACAACCTGAACACACCGGCGATGAGGGACAGCCGGGCACACGGGGGGAAGCGATGACACTGGTGACAGTAGGGACGACACCGGGCAGATGAGAGTCCGCAACGAATCGGTCACGCCACCGGCGCCCCGTCGGGCGTCGGCCCGCAGGCGGTGTGCCCGGACCCGTGTCGACCGCGGGGAGTCCCTGCTCGCCGTCCCGGCCGCCGCGGCCGAGCCGGTCGGGGGTGCCGGTCCCGCCGGTGCCCGCCGGCGTACGGCCTGGCGGGCGCGGTGGCTACGCGCCGGCCGGTTGCTCGCCGCGTTCGGTGTGGTGGCCGGAACCCTCTTCGGGGTCACGGTCGCGATGCGACCGGCGAGTGCCGCACCGTGGGACTGTCCGTTCGGCAGCGGCAACATCACCAACGCCGGCCCCGAGCACGGCGGCTCCGGGATGACGGCGTGGATCCCGGTCATCGCCAAGGAGGACGTCGAGCCCGGCGCCGACCCGGACAAACAGAAACGCGGCCGGCAGGCGAACCCGTCCGACCACACGCTCCTGGAGGTCGCCGGACCACGCGGTCTGCTCTGGTCGTACACCCCCAAGGCGCTCAACACCGACGTACGCGACGGCAAGCAGAAGTTCGCCACCTCCGACCCGGAAAGCAACTTCGAGACCCAGTGCTCGGTGATGGACGCCTCGGCCACCGGCATCGCGCAGATGCTGTTCTCCTTCGGGGGCTTCTTCGGCGGCCTCACCATCGGGATGAAGCAGCTGGCCAGCAACGAAGCGCCGTTCGCGACGTTCTACGACGCCCAGCAGAGCCTGCTCACCAACCTCAACGACAAGATCGGCGTACCCGCGATCGCGCTCGCGGTGGCGGTCACCGGCCTGTGGGTGCTCACCCGCATCCACCGCCGCGCCGACTCCCGGGAGACCTACGCGGGGGTGATCAGCTCGGCCCTGATCGTGGTCGCCATCACCGCGATCCTCACCGGGAACAACTACGTCAAGCTGACCGGGGCGGTGGACAGGTACACCTCGGAGTTCAACTCCGCGGTGATGGACCTCGCCATCATCAACCGCAACACCGACGCGTCCAGCGCGTGTTACCTGCCCACCGTGGCCACGCCGAGTCAGGCCAACGCCCCGGGCATGCGGCCGCCGCAGGACACCCCGCGCGCACTGACGTACAACCTCGGCAAGCGGGTCTCGTCCTGCATGCTCTACGAGGTGCTGCTGTTCCAGCCCTGGGTCAACGGCCAGTTCGGCACCGAACGCCAGCTCAAGGTGGACGACCTGAAGGTCGGCTCGCAGAACTACTGTCCGAACAGCCAGGCCCCCCTCTACCAACGCCCCAAGGGCGTCACCAGCATCGAGTACCGCTGCGACGACCGCCCGGTCGCACCCGGCCAGGACAGGCCGAGGATCAACCTCGCCGTCCAGCAGGTGGTGGCGCAGTCGCTGTCGCGCAACCAGACCATCGACGAGGCCGACGGAAAGCGCGTCGACACCGGCCAGAACTACTTCCTGTGGAAGGGCGTGCAGTACAAGATCGCGCAGGTCTACCCGCAGAACTACGAGTTCTGGGAGGGGACCCAGCCGACCGGGCGGATGGCCACCGCGATCGCCGCGTTGTTCGTCAATCTGATCGCCTTCGTCTTCGTCGGCCTGCTGGCGCTGCTCACCATCTTCTGGCACGCGGTGTTCCTGATGGCCTGGATCTTCCTGCCGGTCATCGGGGCGATCGCGGCGTTCCCACCGGCACGGCGGATCGTGCGGATGATGGCCGGGGTGATGGTGCAGGCGGTGTTCCTGCGCTGCGTGTTCGGCCTGGTGCTGGCGATGCTGCTCGCGGTGCTGAACATCCTGCAGGTCGCCGAGGGCGGCATGGTGATCAAGATCTTCCTGATGCTCGTGGCCACCGCGGCGATCTGGAAGATCCTTTCCGCTCTGCGCACGGGTGCGCTCGCGCCGCAGGTCGTGCAGGAGGCCGCGCAGGCAGGCGTGGTGCCGGCCGACACGGGTGCGACTGCCCGCACGCGCGCGGCGGTCGGCGGTGCGTATCTCATGCAGCGCGGCGTACGCAGCGGTGCCCGCTCCGGCGCGATGGCCGGCGCGGAGGCGGCCGAGGGGCTCGGCTACGAACGCGGTTCGCGGCAGTGGCGTACGGAGGTACGCCGGGGCCGGATGCAGGGAGCCGTCGCCGGTGGGCGGATGACGACGCAGGCCGGACGGGCGCAGACCTTCGCCGCTGATCAGGGCCGGATGACCGTGACCAGGACGCAGGCTCCCGCACTCCGCCGGCGGCGGGAGGAAGCCGCGGAGCAGCGCCGGATCGAGGACTGGAACCAGGCCGAGGGCCGGCACGAGGAAGTGCTCGAGGCGCTGAAGAACCCCGGCGGCAAGCCACCGCCTGACAGAGAGGGCTGAGGTGGCGGTACGCCGCCTGTTCAGGGGCGTCGCGGTCGCGTTCGGACTGTTCCTCGTGGTCGTCCTGGCGCTTCGCGACGGTGTGACGATCGCGCTGGCGGCGGCGGGGCTCGTGGCCGCGGGATTCGTGTGGTGGGTGCGGCGAAGCCGCGACGGCGCGCTGACCATCCTGTCCCTGCTGCTCGCGTGCCTGGTCACGTCGCGGGTGACCCAGGTAGTCGGTGCCGGACTGGGCGCGGGAGCCCCGCTGTGGCTCGGCACGGTGTTCTGGACGTTCCTCGGCGTGGTGACCCTCACCGCCTGGCTGACACCCCACCCCGGTGCGGACCGATCAGGCGGCCGACTGTCCACCGTGGTGGGCGCCCACGCCGTCCTCACGGCGGCGAGCTTCCTGACTTTCCTCGCACCGTCCGCGGTTGCGGTCGCCGGGTTCGCGGTGGCGGCGGTGTTCGTCGTCCTCCGCTCACGGGGCCGACTGGCCTTCCGCGGTGAGAGAGGGCGGCGCGTACCGGCCGAGTCGGCCGGCGCGGTTGCGCTCGCCTCCCGTGGAGCAAACCGGACCGCGGCGGTGCTGGCCTCGCTGCCGAAGGACTGGACGGTCGTCGACCGACTCACCCTGCCCGGTGGGCTGGTCGCCGAGCACCTCGTGACCGGGCCGGGCGGGGCGTACGTCGTGGAGTCCCGAACCTGGGAAGGCTCCCTCGCCCTCACCTCCGTCGACAAGGGGACCGGCAGGGTCGACGCCTACGGCCTGGACGGGAACACCGCTGAGCTGGCAGCCCGGCTGCGTCCCGTCGGCGAACTCCTGACGGCTGCCGGAGACGCGCCCGGGTTGGCCGCCCCGAATCTCGAGGCGGTGGTGGCACTGTGGGGATCGGCCCGTCCCGACACCCCGCTGGAGATCGCCCTGGTCAGCCCGCGCGGCAACGCCACCCGGGCGGTGGTGCACCTGGTCGCGGGCGACCAGCTCGCGGACTGGTTACGTGCCCGGCCGGCGCCGGCTACAGCGGCGCGATTGCCCGGATCCGTTCGGTCGAGGCGGCGACCCGCTCGGCGTTCGGGTTGAGCACGTGCTCGATCTCGAAGGTGCCGACCAGTTCGCCGGTGGTCAGGTCGCGCACCCGGACGAAGATGATCTGGTTCGCGTCGTAGGCGAGCGTGACCTCGAACGGCGCTCCTTTCGGATACGGCCCCACCGAGAGAACTTCCTTGCCGAGTACGCGAACGTGCGCGGGGTCGGTGTCGTCCCCCTCAGTGATGCTGACATCGAGGTCGGACTGCTGCTCGTAGCGGGTGTAGCAGACAGCCGTCTCCTCCGCCGGGATCGGGGTGTTGCGCGGAATGATCACCCGATTGACGAGGATGTCGGTATCGCGTTTGAAGACGATCTCGCCGAGCCCGTGTGACGTCACATCGTGCACGGCGAGCCGGATGGACGTCGAACCCGCCGTGGGCTCTTCGGAATCCTCGGACTTCTCGGAGCGCTCCCGCTGCCGGAGCCCGAACCGTGCCATCGACCGGAGCCGGGAGGAACGCCCACGCGGCGCGGACTCGGGTGGGCGTTCGGCCTGTTCCAGCAGGTGGGCCATCCGAGCGGCGCCGAGGGCCACCACCTCGTCGGGGTTGGCGGTCGTGTCCGGTGCCCGGCCCGAGATCTCGGTCAGCATCCGGCGCACCATCGGCATCCGGGTGGAACCCCCGGCCAGCACGAGCCGGTCCACCGCCGGCCACGTCAGGCCGGCCTCCTCGACCACCTGCTCGGTGGTGTCGCGGGTACGGCTGAGCAGGGCGGAGGTGAGGTGTTCGAAGTCGTCCCTCGTCACGGTGACCGAGCGCGTGAATCCGTCCGCGGTCAGGTGGGCGACCGCCTGATCGACGCTTGTCAAGGTGTGCTTGACAAGCTCGGCGCGCTCGCGGAGGTCCACCTCGGTGGTGTCGTCGGCCAGCAGGCTCGGCCCGCCAGCCGCGCGGAAGCGTTCGTCCAGCAAGTGCATGAGCGCGTTGTCGAAGTCGAAGCCGCCCAGGTTGCGGTCGCCGGCGGTGGCGAGCACGTGCACCGCGCCCGGCCCGACCCGCAGCGCGGTGACGTCGAAGGTGCCGCCGCCCAGGTCGTACACCACCAGCGATCCTGCCCAGTCGCCGGTCGGTCCCGCGGCGAGTGCCGCCGCGGTGGGTTCGTTGACGACCCGGCGTACGATCAGCCCCGCGATCGTTCCCGCGGCGATCGTCGCCCGCCGGGCCGCGTCGTCGAAGTACGCCGGCACGGTGATCACCGCGTCGGTCACCTCGCGGGCCAGCGCGCGTTCGGCGTCCTCCTTGAGGCGCTTGAGGATCAGCGCGGAGATCTCCTCCGGCCCGTAGCCGGTGCCCCGCGAGGTTTCGAACCGCCAGCTCGGATCACCCATCGCCCGCTTGACGAAGCGCACCGCGTCCAGCGGCGACGTCGCCACCGACCGGCGCGCCATCGTCCCGACGAGAGGTTGCTCCCCGTCGAAGAACACCACCGAGGGCGTGGTGCGCTCACCGTCCCGGTTGGGCAGCACGGTGGCCCGGCCGAACTCGTCGGCCCGGGCCACCGCCGAGAACGTCGTACCCAGGTCGATGCCGACCCAGCAGCCGGGCCCGGGCGCCTGCCGGCCACCCATCGCGTCAGTCGACGAGGTCGTCGATCAGGATGGCGGCCAGCCGGCGGACGGCCTCCCGGGTCTGTGGGCGCAACATCTTGTTGACGGCGTTCGGGTCGCGGAACGGGATCTTGCCGCCACCGTCCAGCGCGGGGTCGTACGGCACCACGACGAGTTCGCGCACGTGCTCGGCGAACGCCCGCTCGATCGCCCGCACCTTCACCGGGCTGGCGGTTTCCTTCGCCACCACCGCGAGCACCACCCGCCGCCGCATGTCCGGGAACCCGTTGTCGGTGAGGAACTGCAGCGTCTTGCGGGCGAGGTTGGCGCCGTCCTTGGTGTTGTCGGTGACCAGCACCATGCCGTGCGCGACCCGCAACGTGCCGAGCATCGCCTCGTGGGTGATGTGCGTGCCGTTGTCGAGGATCGCGAAGGAGAAGAACGGCGCGAACAACTCGGCGAGGAGCTCGACGTCGGCCATGCTCAGCTGGTGCCGGATCTTGCGGTCGGTGGAGGCGGCCAGCACCCGGACGTTCATCTCCGGGACCTTCTCCATGAAGTCGTGCACGTGGTAGCGCCACGGAATCTCGTCCACATGGGCGAGCAGGTCACGGATCGAATGGGTGGGGCGGACACCAAGCCGGTCCGGCAGTGTCCCGAGGTCGGGGTTGAGGTCGGCCACGCCCACCGACTCCCGGCGTCCCTCGGCGATCTCGGCGGCCAGCAGCGCCGCCAGCGTCGTCTTGCCGACGCCACCCTTCTCCGAGGCGATTCCGATGTAGCCGCAGTAGCCGCGGGTACGCCGAAGCTGGCGGTTGAGGCGTTCCCGCAGGTCCATGTCCGCGCGGTCCCGCCGGCTCGGGCCGATGTTGATCCGGGTGAGGCGGTACAACGCGCCCTGCCAGCCGAAGCGCGGCACCGGCCGGCGGCGCTGGGTGGACAGGTCGCGGATGAACGCCTCGTCCTCGTCGTCGCTGAGCGGCGGCACGTCGAGAACCAACTCCTTTCCGCGCGCCGGGGTGTCGTTGCGGCCCGGCCGGCCGAACCTGCTGACTCCACGAACCGTGGCCGCCGAACCGGTCTCAGGGCCGCCGCGCGCGTGGTCGCCCGCCCGTGGTTCGGCGGGACGGGGCTGGCCGGTGCGGCGTTCGCCTGCAGTGCGTTCGCCGGTGAGGCGTTCGTTGCCGTCCCGGTCAGGCGCGGCACTGTGCCGGGGCTGACCCCCGGCCTGGTCCACCGCGGTGCCCTCGTTGCCGATGCCGTTCGTGGTCAGGGACTCCTCGCCCCGGCGCCTGGCCACCGGAGACGGCGGTGGCGTCGAGGGGGACGCCGACCGGGCGCCGCCGTTGGGTTCGGCCGGGCCTGCCTGGCCGGCCGAACCGGACCGTGCGGGCTCGTACGTCGATCCTGCCTGCGCGACCCGTTCCTGGGACGCGGCCGGTCGTGGCGAGCGTTCGGGGTCGGCGTCGGCGGTACCGGTCGGCTCGGCTCCGGTCGGCTCGGCTCCGGTCGGCTCGGCCGTGCTTCGCCGTCCGCCCTGGCTCCTGGCCGGCGGCGACCAGCGCGACGGCGGCTGAGAGGAGATCGGCCCGAAGCCGAGGCTGAAGCCGGCGTCGTCGCCGCGCGCGGGGGCACTCGTCGCAGCCTCACCCGTGTACGACTGCGGCGAGGCGCCGGGACCGGTGTCGTCCGCCGGGTCGCTTGTGGCCGGGTCGCTGCTCGCCGGGTCGGCCAGCGCGCCGGAGTCGGCCGCCACACCTGCGTCGGTGGGGTCCGTGGTGTCTGTCGTGCCGGCGGCGGCGTGCTCCACCTCGTCGGGGTGGTCGGAGCCGGGAGCGCCGGCAGGGTCGGCAGTCCCGGACGCGGCCGTCGAGGTCGCGTTGCCGTTCCCGTTGCCGCCTCCGGTCTCGTCCGCGGGTACGTCGTTCAGACGTTCCGCCCGTGCAACGTCGTGACCCTCCGACGTGCCCGACCGCTCGCCGGCGTCTTCGCCCCCCAGGTCGCCCCCGGGGTAGTCGTCCCGGCGTTGCTGGGCCCACGACGGCACTGAACTGAAGAACCACTGAGACGGGGGTTCGTCCTGCCCGGACC encodes:
- a CDS encoding nuclease-related domain-containing protein, whose product is MAVRRLFRGVAVAFGLFLVVVLALRDGVTIALAAAGLVAAGFVWWVRRSRDGALTILSLLLACLVTSRVTQVVGAGLGAGAPLWLGTVFWTFLGVVTLTAWLTPHPGADRSGGRLSTVVGAHAVLTAASFLTFLAPSAVAVAGFAVAAVFVVLRSRGRLAFRGERGRRVPAESAGAVALASRGANRTAAVLASLPKDWTVVDRLTLPGGLVAEHLVTGPGGAYVVESRTWEGSLALTSVDKGTGRVDAYGLDGNTAELAARLRPVGELLTAAGDAPGLAAPNLEAVVALWGSARPDTPLEIALVSPRGNATRAVVHLVAGDQLADWLRARPAPATAARLPGSVRSRRRPARRSG
- a CDS encoding Hsp70 family protein, whose protein sequence is MGGRQAPGPGCWVGIDLGTTFSAVARADEFGRATVLPNRDGERTTPSVVFFDGEQPLVGTMARRSVATSPLDAVRFVKRAMGDPSWRFETSRGTGYGPEEISALILKRLKEDAERALAREVTDAVITVPAYFDDAARRATIAAGTIAGLIVRRVVNEPTAAALAAGPTGDWAGSLVVYDLGGGTFDVTALRVGPGAVHVLATAGDRNLGGFDFDNALMHLLDERFRAAGGPSLLADDTTEVDLRERAELVKHTLTSVDQAVAHLTADGFTRSVTVTRDDFEHLTSALLSRTRDTTEQVVEEAGLTWPAVDRLVLAGGSTRMPMVRRMLTEISGRAPDTTANPDEVVALGAARMAHLLEQAERPPESAPRGRSSRLRSMARFGLRQRERSEKSEDSEEPTAGSTSIRLAVHDVTSHGLGEIVFKRDTDILVNRVIIPRNTPIPAEETAVCYTRYEQQSDLDVSITEGDDTDPAHVRVLGKEVLSVGPYPKGAPFEVTLAYDANQIIFVRVRDLTTGELVGTFEIEHVLNPNAERVAASTERIRAIAPL
- a CDS encoding alpha/beta hydrolase: MSTVTSAGRALRRPGFDWPRHAPTVALVPFAAYTAAALAWFAVEYGGAGVRGRVQPPNPWPVPALRADVRMTPMTTMTPTFVLVHGSNGNASNWSALQRELALLGHRSLAVDLPGHGFGATFPAAYQAPQDLAALATAPSAMAGVTLADNVDHVAGVLRRAAEHGPVILVGHSRGGVTLTAVGNAVPDLVDRIVYMSAWCCVDLTPGEYMRGPEYASSALGGTMGLLVGDPMTLGAIRMNWRTADPGLLAALRTAMLADGTGDDLHSFLNTLEPDESLDAGDPDDRAQAATWGRIPRTYVRLTEDRSIPVALQDRFIAEADALTPDNPFQVHSLDSSHVGFLIRPGQAAKILAGLAGAGPGGEG